The proteins below are encoded in one region of Silene latifolia isolate original U9 population chromosome 2, ASM4854445v1, whole genome shotgun sequence:
- the LOC141643399 gene encoding alkane hydroxylase MAH1-like — MEFLNLFLLTFIFIIFLFCYIFRGNNKNSKPTNWPFVGMLFAILKNYHRIHDFCFEITEGPDLSFLLKGPWYTSMELLVTTDPRNIHHIMSKNFSNYQKGDKYNEILDVLGDGIFNADGELWKYHRRMAQTFLGQPQFHQLLLDKIYAKLENGLIPVFNHASEQGLVLDFQNLFERFTLDSICSLTMGYELGSLCVDLPSVPFSKALDDVEEVAFYRHVIPVSVWKFIRWLGIGKEKQYKKAWETLDKFIFNCIAEKHEAMKQFGSINPNHDEQNIGVDLLTLYKDKDDKFLRDTILNFFIAGRDTTSTSLSWFFYLLSKNPQVQSKIRQELISIMEANEDDNGNMNKSYIFTKNNFKETSDKLVYLHGALCEALRLYPPVVFQAKNPVEPDILPSGHKVEPHMQIIFNLYAMARKKSIWGEDCCEFKPERWISPQGKIRHEPSYKFLAFNAGPRTCVGKDMAFIQMKVVTATIILNYEFQSVEGQSVVPETSIILRMKNGFKVKMSKI; from the coding sequence ATGGAGTTTCTTAATCTCTTCTTATTAACGTTCATTTTCATAATATTCCTCTTTTGTTACATTTTCCGCGGTAATAATAAAAATAGCAAGCCTACAAATTGGCCATTTGTGGGGATGTTATTTGCCATTCTCAAAAATTATCATCGAATTCACGATTTTTGTTTTGAGATTACGGAGGGACCCGACTTGAGTTTTCTGCTCAAGGGTCCTTGGTACACTTCTATGGAACTATTGGTCACGACTGACCCGAGAAACATACACCATATCATGAGTAAGAACTTTAGTAATTATCAAAAAGGCGATAAATATAATGAGATTCTCGATGTCCTTGGAGATGGGATCTTCAATGCCGATGGTGAATTGTGGAAGTACCATAGGAGAATGGCTCAAACATTTTTAGGGCAGCCTCAGTTTCATCAACTTTTGCTTGACAAGATTTATGCAAAATTGGAAAATGGTCTAATACCGGTATTTAATCACGCTTCTGAACAAGGGTTAGTACTTGATTTTCAAAATTTGTTCGAAAGGTTTACATTGGATAGTATTTGCTCTCTTACAATGGGATACGAGTTGGGATCATTATGTGTTGATCTACCTAGTGTTCCCTTCTCAAAGGCGTTAGATGATGTTGAGGAGGTTGCATTTTACCGGCATGTTATACCGGTTAGTGTATGGAAGTTTATAAGGTGGCTAGGTATCGGAAAAGAAAAGCAGTACAAAAAAGCTTGGGAAACGCTAGACAAATTCATTTTCAATTGTATCGCCGAGAAACATGAAGCAATGAAGCAATTTGGATCAATTAATCCTAATCATGATGAACAAAATATCGGTGTTGATCTTTTGACATTGTACAAGGATAAAGATGACAAGTTCCTAAGGGATACAATCCTCAATTTCTTCATAGCTGGACGAGATACAACCAGTACTTCATTATCATGGTTTTTCTATCTTCTCTCCAAAAACCCGCAAGTTCAATCAAAAATTCGACAAGAACTTATCTCAATCATGGAAGCAAATGAAGACGATAATGGTAACATGAACAAATCTTATATTTTCACTAAGAACAATTTCAAAGAAACAAGTGACAAGCTAGTTTATCTCCATGGTGCACTATGTGAGGCCCTAAGATTGTACCCTCCGGTAGTATTTCAAGCCAAAAATCCAGTTGAGCCGGACATTCTCCCAAGTGGACACAAAGTGGAACCACATATGCAGATTATATTCAACTTGTATGCAATGGCAAGGAAGAAATCAATTTGGGGCGAAGATTGTTGTGAGTTCAAGCCCGAAAGATGGATATCGCCACAAGGGAAGATTAGGCATGAGCCTTCCTACAAGTTTTTGGCCTTCAATGCCGGTCCAAGGACTTGTGTTGGTAAAGATATGGCCTTCATCCAAATGAAGGTCGTGACGGCCACAATAATCCTAAACTACGAGTTTCAATCCGTGGAAGGTCAATCTGTTGTCCCTGAGACCTCCATAATTCTTCGAATGAAGAACGGTTTTAAGGTTAAAATGTCTAAAATTTAA